From the Roseateles sp. XES5 genome, one window contains:
- a CDS encoding nuclear transport factor 2 family protein codes for MESSVRAFFERYERLFNQSLGGNADMEDVVALYATDFIAASPAGVAAGKNDGHFRKAMVEGYARYRDIGTKEMRIRDIRLSPIDDRHCLAHVSWTALYTRADQPDIAIDFDVHYLIQMLDDQPKVFGWVSGDEQALLKAHGVI; via the coding sequence ATGGAAAGCAGCGTCAGGGCTTTCTTCGAGCGGTATGAGAGGCTTTTCAACCAGTCGCTCGGTGGAAACGCCGACATGGAGGACGTCGTGGCCCTCTATGCGACGGACTTCATCGCGGCCTCGCCCGCCGGCGTGGCGGCCGGGAAGAACGACGGGCATTTCAGAAAGGCCATGGTCGAAGGCTATGCGCGCTACCGGGACATCGGGACAAAGGAAATGCGCATCCGCGATATCCGCCTTTCTCCGATAGACGACCGCCATTGCCTGGCGCATGTCTCATGGACCGCGCTTTACACGCGCGCGGACCAGCCGGATATCGCCATCGATTTCGATGTGCACTACCTGATCCAGATGCTGGACGACCAGCCAAAGGTGTTCGGCTGGGTCTCCGGCGACGAGCAGGCGCTGCTGAAAGCGCATGGCGTCATCTGA
- a CDS encoding P-II family nitrogen regulator — MKKIEAIIKPFKLDEVKEALQEVGLQGITVTEAKGFGRQKGHTELYRGAEYVVDFLPKVKVEVVLADENAEAVIEAIRNAAQTGRIGDGKIFVSNVEEVIRIRTGETGVDAI, encoded by the coding sequence ATGAAAAAGATCGAAGCGATCATCAAGCCTTTCAAACTCGATGAGGTGAAGGAGGCTCTTCAGGAAGTTGGCCTGCAGGGTATCACCGTCACCGAGGCGAAGGGCTTTGGACGCCAGAAGGGGCACACGGAGCTTTACCGTGGCGCCGAATACGTCGTCGACTTCCTGCCCAAGGTGAAGGTCGAGGTCGTTCTGGCGGACGAGAACGCGGAAGCCGTGATCGAGGCGATCCGCAACGCGGCCCAGACCGGCCGCATCGGCGATGGCAAGATCTTTGTCTCCAACGTCGAGGAAGTCATCCGCATCCGCACCGGTGAAACCGGCGTCGACGCCATCTAA
- a CDS encoding MarC family protein — protein sequence MLNIDLVVNAITTLLVTIDPPGLAPIFLGLTVGMTRPQRKQVALRGCIIAFCILAVFALTGAGVLSLLGISIGAFRIAGGLLLFWIAFEMIFERRNERKEKTSEVAITRDHIHNIAVFPLALPLIAGPGAISATILLSGSFPSALERGALIGVLALCIAILFLSLVIAERIDRFLGNTGRAILTRLLGVILAALAVQFVVDGVKSAFGI from the coding sequence ACCATCGATCCGCCGGGCCTTGCGCCGATCTTCCTCGGCCTCACGGTCGGCATGACGCGGCCGCAGCGCAAGCAGGTGGCCTTGCGCGGCTGCATCATCGCCTTCTGCATCCTCGCCGTCTTCGCGCTGACGGGCGCGGGCGTGCTCTCGCTGCTCGGCATCTCCATCGGCGCCTTCCGCATCGCCGGCGGCCTCCTGCTGTTCTGGATCGCCTTCGAGATGATCTTCGAGCGCCGCAACGAGCGCAAGGAAAAGACCAGCGAAGTGGCGATCACCCGTGACCACATCCACAACATCGCCGTCTTCCCGCTCGCCCTGCCGCTGATCGCCGGCCCCGGCGCGATTTCAGCGACGATCCTGCTGTCGGGCTCCTTCCCCTCCGCCCTCGAACGCGGCGCGCTGATCGGCGTGCTGGCGCTCTGCATCGCCATCCTCTTCCTGTCGCTCGTCATCGCCGAGCGCATCGACCGCTTCCTCGGCAATACCGGCCGCGCCATCCTGACCCGCCTGCTCGGCGTGATCCTCGCGGCGCTGGCGGTCCAGTTCGTGGTGGACGGGGTGAAATCGGCCTTCGGGATCTGA
- a CDS encoding DUF72 domain-containing protein, which produces MSTSGTIRTGIGGWTFDPWEGTFYPEKLPKKRQLEFASRELRAIEVNGTYYGSQKPETFAKWASEVPDGFIFSLKASRFTTNRKVLADGGESVEKFLTQGLTELGAHLGPILWQFAPTKKFEPDDFEGFLKLLPEKLDGLSLKHALEVRNDTFMTPEFAALARKYKAAIVYAQHEDYPEIADVTADFVYARLQKGSDGIKTCYPEKALDEWAARLKDWAGGGEPSDLPKIDPDTRPAKKPRDVFAFFITSGKVNAPNGARELQTRVG; this is translated from the coding sequence ATGAGCACATCCGGCACCATCAGAACCGGCATCGGCGGCTGGACCTTCGATCCGTGGGAAGGCACCTTCTATCCCGAGAAGCTGCCGAAGAAGCGCCAGCTCGAATTCGCCAGCCGCGAGCTTAGGGCCATCGAGGTCAACGGCACCTATTACGGGTCGCAGAAGCCCGAGACCTTCGCCAAATGGGCCTCCGAAGTGCCTGACGGTTTCATCTTCTCCCTGAAGGCCAGCCGCTTCACGACGAACCGCAAGGTGCTCGCCGATGGCGGCGAATCCGTCGAGAAGTTCCTGACGCAGGGCCTCACCGAACTCGGCGCGCATCTCGGTCCGATCCTCTGGCAGTTTGCGCCGACGAAGAAATTCGAGCCCGACGATTTCGAGGGCTTCCTGAAGCTGCTGCCGGAAAAGCTGGACGGCCTGTCGCTGAAACACGCGCTCGAAGTGCGCAACGATACCTTCATGACGCCGGAATTCGCCGCCCTCGCCCGCAAGTACAAGGCCGCCATCGTCTATGCGCAGCACGAGGACTATCCGGAGATTGCCGACGTGACGGCGGACTTCGTCTATGCCCGCCTGCAGAAGGGATCGGACGGCATCAAGACCTGCTATCCGGAAAAGGCGCTCGACGAATGGGCGGCGCGTCTGAAGGATTGGGCCGGCGGCGGCGAGCCCTCGGATCTGCCGAAGATCGACCCCGACACCAGGCCGGCGAAAAAGCCCCGTGACGTCTTCGCCTTCTTCATCACCTCGGGCAAGGTGAATGCACCGAACGGCGCGCGGGAGCTTCAGACGCGCGTGGGATGA
- a CDS encoding NAD(P)H-hydrate dehydratase, which produces MHHEIDTLIVTPEDMGRIDRAATASGLSSFGLMERAGQAVAAAALRLFPGALRFAVLCGPGNNGGDGYVAARALQEAGADIAVYTLGDAAALTGDAATAFAAFADATRPLADYVPRAGDVVVDALFGAGLSRDVPEAVARLIAAVGQAVLPVLAVDLPSGIDGRTGQVRGAAFEAVATVTFQCRKPGHLLLPGRAMAGTAEVFDIGIPARILARHAGHMRINNPAIWRLALPVQTGATHKYVRGHLAVFSGPATATGAARLSALAGLHAGAGLVTLLSPGEALSPNAAHLTGVMLKSLDSEADLAALIEDARLKTFVLGPGFGDAGKARRYVRQLAESGRSLVLDADGISAFRDAPDDLFALFAAGNPRLVLTPHDGEFARLFPDLAADKSLSKIERAQRAAARSNAVLVLKGADTVIAAPDGRALVNENAPPWLATAGSGDVLAGIVGAHLAQGMPAFEAAASAVWRHGAAGRKAGEGLIAEDLPGAIPPWP; this is translated from the coding sequence ATGCACCACGAGATCGATACGCTGATCGTTACGCCCGAGGACATGGGCCGCATTGACCGCGCCGCCACCGCATCGGGCCTTTCGAGCTTTGGGCTGATGGAGCGGGCCGGGCAGGCGGTCGCCGCCGCGGCGCTTCGCCTTTTTCCCGGCGCGCTGCGCTTTGCCGTGCTCTGCGGCCCCGGCAACAATGGCGGCGACGGTTATGTCGCTGCCCGCGCCCTGCAGGAGGCCGGCGCCGATATTGCCGTCTACACGCTCGGCGATGCCGCGGCCTTGACGGGCGACGCCGCGACGGCCTTCGCCGCCTTTGCGGACGCAACGAGACCACTTGCCGATTATGTGCCGCGGGCCGGCGATGTCGTTGTCGACGCGCTGTTCGGCGCGGGCCTGTCGCGCGACGTGCCGGAGGCGGTGGCGCGGCTCATCGCGGCCGTCGGCCAGGCTGTCCTGCCCGTCCTTGCGGTCGATCTGCCGTCCGGCATCGACGGGCGCACGGGGCAGGTGCGCGGCGCGGCCTTCGAGGCGGTGGCGACGGTCACCTTCCAGTGCCGCAAGCCCGGTCATCTGCTCCTGCCGGGACGGGCGATGGCAGGGACGGCGGAGGTTTTCGATATCGGCATTCCCGCGCGCATCCTCGCGCGCCATGCCGGCCACATGCGGATCAACAATCCGGCAATCTGGCGCCTGGCGCTGCCGGTGCAGACTGGAGCGACGCACAAATATGTGCGCGGCCATCTTGCCGTCTTTTCCGGCCCGGCGACGGCCACCGGCGCCGCACGGCTCTCGGCCCTTGCGGGCCTGCATGCGGGGGCAGGGCTCGTCACGCTGCTGTCGCCCGGCGAGGCCCTTTCTCCCAACGCGGCGCACCTGACCGGCGTGATGCTGAAATCCCTCGATAGCGAAGCGGATCTTGCCGCCCTCATTGAAGACGCACGGCTGAAAACCTTCGTGCTCGGCCCTGGCTTCGGCGATGCCGGCAAGGCACGCCGCTATGTCCGCCAGCTCGCCGAAAGCGGCCGCAGCCTCGTGCTCGATGCTGATGGCATCAGCGCCTTCCGCGACGCGCCGGACGACCTTTTCGCCCTCTTTGCCGCTGGAAATCCGCGCCTGGTGCTGACGCCCCATGATGGGGAATTCGCCCGGCTCTTCCCCGATCTTGCCGCTGACAAAAGCCTCTCGAAAATCGAGCGCGCGCAAAGGGCGGCCGCGCGCAGCAACGCGGTGCTTGTCCTGAAGGGGGCCGATACAGTCATCGCTGCGCCGGACGGGCGCGCGCTCGTCAACGAAAACGCGCCGCCCTGGCTTGCGACCGCTGGCTCCGGCGATGTGCTCGCCGGCATCGTCGGCGCGCATCTTGCCCAGGGCATGCCCGCCTTCGAAGCGGCCGCTAGCGCCGTCTGGCGCCATGGCGCGGCGGGCCGCAAAGCGGGCGAAGGGTTGATTGCGGAAGATCTGCCGGGGGCGATCCCGCCATGGCCATAG
- a CDS encoding single-stranded DNA-binding protein — protein MAGSVNKVILIGNVGADPEIRRTQDGRPIANLRIATSETWRDRNSGERREKTEWHNVVVFSEPLCKVIEQYVKKGAKLYIEGALQTRKWQDQTGNDRYTTEVVLQGFNSTLTMLDGRGEGGGERRGGGDFGGSSNYGGGTPSYDDYGSRPSSGGGSGSSGGGSRSGGGGGSLSRDMDDDIPF, from the coding sequence ATGGCTGGAAGCGTCAACAAGGTGATCTTGATCGGCAATGTCGGGGCGGACCCGGAAATCCGGCGGACGCAGGACGGTCGGCCGATCGCCAACCTGCGCATCGCGACGTCCGAAACCTGGCGGGACCGCAACAGCGGCGAGCGCCGCGAAAAGACGGAATGGCACAATGTCGTCGTCTTCAGCGAGCCGCTCTGCAAGGTCATCGAACAGTATGTGAAGAAGGGCGCCAAGCTCTATATCGAAGGCGCGCTGCAGACCCGCAAGTGGCAGGACCAGACGGGCAACGACCGTTACACGACGGAAGTCGTGCTGCAGGGCTTCAACTCGACGCTGACCATGCTGGACGGTCGCGGTGAAGGCGGCGGCGAGCGTCGTGGCGGCGGCGACTTCGGCGGCAGCAGCAATTATGGCGGCGGTACACCGAGCTACGACGACTACGGCTCGCGTCCGTCTTCGGGCGGCGGCAGCGGCAGCAGCGGTGGCGGCAGCCGTTCGGGCGGCGGCGGCGGTTCGCTCTCGCGCGACATGGACGACGACATCCCGTTCTGA
- a CDS encoding cupin domain-containing protein, translating into MAGEAKTTGEKTAADVLFLRPGEGRNYPLGRMQAIFKADHGETGEAYSVSEWWLEPRTSGPGAHSHDGNTELFYVLSGVASILAGADWLEAPAGSFVRIPPTVMHDFENRTDERVGLLNVFLPGGFEENMPAIVQWFADHP; encoded by the coding sequence ATGGCAGGTGAAGCGAAAACGACAGGCGAAAAGACGGCCGCAGATGTGTTGTTCCTGCGGCCGGGCGAGGGGCGGAATTATCCGCTTGGTCGCATGCAGGCGATCTTCAAGGCCGACCACGGCGAGACCGGCGAGGCCTACAGCGTTTCCGAATGGTGGCTGGAGCCGCGTACAAGCGGTCCGGGCGCCCATTCCCACGACGGCAATACCGAACTTTTCTATGTGCTTTCAGGCGTCGCCAGCATTCTTGCCGGTGCGGACTGGCTCGAGGCGCCGGCCGGCAGCTTCGTGCGTATTCCGCCCACGGTGATGCACGATTTCGAGAACCGCACGGACGAGCGCGTCGGTCTGCTCAACGTCTTCCTGCCCGGTGGTTTCGAGGAGAACATGCCGGCCATCGTGCAATGGTTTGCCGATCATCCCTGA
- a CDS encoding GNAT family N-acetyltransferase: protein MHQDPTLPVTTDRLVLRRFSDSDFPLFAAYHSRKDVYRYLYAAPPEGVALRQKFDRARTAPFAEDGDILKLAVARRDDDRLLGEVLLKLESRAALQAEVGYVFDPEQGGRGYATEAVAAMIDIGFSAFGFHRIFARLDAQNRGSVGVVERLGLRREAHLIENDRFDGTWGDEYIYAVLAREWRARRA from the coding sequence ATGCATCAGGATCCGACACTGCCCGTCACGACGGACCGCCTTGTTCTGCGCCGTTTCTCCGACAGCGACTTTCCCCTCTTCGCCGCCTATCACAGCCGGAAGGATGTCTATCGTTATCTCTATGCCGCCCCGCCGGAGGGCGTGGCCCTGCGCCAGAAATTCGACAGGGCGCGGACGGCGCCCTTTGCCGAGGATGGCGACATTCTCAAGCTCGCGGTCGCGCGTAGGGACGACGACAGGCTGCTTGGCGAAGTGCTGCTGAAACTGGAGAGTCGGGCGGCGCTACAGGCCGAGGTCGGTTATGTCTTCGACCCGGAACAGGGCGGCAGGGGCTATGCGACGGAGGCCGTCGCGGCGATGATCGACATCGGCTTTTCCGCCTTCGGCTTCCATCGCATCTTCGCGCGGCTCGACGCACAGAACCGGGGATCGGTCGGTGTCGTCGAACGGCTCGGGCTGCGCCGCGAGGCCCATCTGATCGAAAACGATCGCTTCGACGGCACCTGGGGCGACGAGTACATCTATGCCGTGCTTGCCCGCGAATGGCGGGCGCGGCGGGCTTGA
- the uvrA gene encoding excinuclease ABC subunit UvrA, whose protein sequence is MSELKTISIRGAREHNLKNIDVDLPRNQLVVITGLSGSGKSSLAFDTLYAEGQRRYVETFSAYARQFLQLMDKPEVDVIEGLSPAISIEQKATSHNPRSTVGTVTEIHDYLRLLYARAGVPYSPATGLPIESQTVSQMVDRVLDFGEGTRLYILAPVVRGRKGEYKKELAELMKKGFQRVKVDGQFYEIADVPALDKKYKHDIDVVVDRVVVRADLASRLADSIETCLKLADGLAIAEFADKPLPIEETAAGGSANKSLNETHERVMFSEKFACPVSGFTIPEIEPRLFSFNNPFGACPTCDGLGSQQKIDPDLIVPENERTLRDGAIAPWAKSSSPYYNQTLEALGAAYGFKLSNRWSELSAEAQKAILHGTDEKIEFNYKDGARSYKTVKTFEGIVPNLERRWKETDSAWSREEIERYMSAAPCPACAGYRLKPEALAVKINKLHIGEATAMSIRVARDWFEALPEHFNSKQNEIAVRILKEIRERLRFLNDVGLNYLSLDRSADTLSGGEAQRIRLASQIGSGLTGVMYVLDEPSIGLHQRDNDRLIATLRRLRDLGNSVLVVEHDEDAIRAADYVLDLGPGAGVHGGRIIAQGTPEEVIANPASLTGKYLSGELSVAVPGERRKPKKKKEIKVVGAKANNLKNVTASIPLGVFTAVTGVSGGGKSTFLIETLYKSAARRIMGAREIPAEHERIDGFEYIDKVINVDQSPIGRTPRSNPATYTGLFTPIRELFAEMPTARERGYGPGRFSFNVAGGRCEACQGDGVLKVEMHFLPDVYVPCDVCHGKRYNRETLEVLYKGKNITQVLDMTIEDAAGFFSAVPSISRKLQTLLDVGLGYVKLGQSATTLSGGEAQRVKLALELSKRDTGRTLYILDEPTTGLHFGDIALLLKVLHQLRDAGNTIVVIEHNLDVIKTADWLIDMGPEGGSGGGEVIAEGTPEDVVKVERSYTGQFLKELLERRPMKRVAAE, encoded by the coding sequence ATGAGCGAACTCAAGACCATTTCCATTCGCGGCGCGCGCGAACACAATCTGAAGAACATCGATGTGGACCTGCCGCGCAACCAGCTGGTGGTGATCACCGGCCTGTCCGGCTCGGGCAAGTCCAGCCTGGCCTTCGACACCCTCTATGCCGAGGGCCAGCGCCGCTATGTGGAGACCTTCAGCGCCTATGCCCGCCAGTTCCTGCAGCTGATGGACAAGCCCGAGGTGGACGTGATCGAGGGCCTCTCGCCCGCCATCTCCATCGAGCAGAAGGCCACCAGCCACAACCCCCGCTCCACCGTGGGTACGGTGACCGAGATCCACGACTACCTGCGCCTGCTCTACGCCCGCGCCGGCGTGCCCTATTCGCCGGCGACGGGCCTGCCCATCGAGAGCCAGACCGTCAGCCAGATGGTCGACCGCGTGCTGGATTTCGGCGAAGGCACCCGTCTCTATATTCTCGCGCCCGTCGTGCGCGGCCGCAAGGGCGAGTACAAGAAGGAACTCGCCGAGCTGATGAAGAAGGGCTTCCAGCGCGTCAAGGTCGACGGCCAGTTCTACGAGATCGCCGACGTTCCGGCGCTCGACAAGAAATACAAGCATGACATCGACGTGGTGGTCGACCGCGTCGTCGTGCGCGCCGACCTTGCCTCGCGCCTCGCCGACAGCATCGAGACCTGCCTGAAGCTCGCCGATGGCCTCGCCATCGCGGAATTCGCCGACAAGCCGCTGCCGATCGAGGAAACCGCCGCCGGCGGTTCGGCCAACAAGTCGCTGAACGAGACGCACGAGCGCGTGATGTTCTCGGAAAAATTCGCCTGCCCGGTCTCCGGTTTCACCATCCCGGAAATCGAGCCGCGGCTGTTCTCGTTCAACAACCCCTTCGGCGCCTGCCCGACCTGCGACGGCCTCGGCAGCCAGCAGAAGATCGACCCTGATCTCATCGTGCCGGAAAACGAGCGCACGCTGCGCGACGGCGCCATCGCGCCCTGGGCCAAGTCCTCGTCGCCCTACTACAACCAGACGCTGGAAGCGCTGGGCGCCGCCTATGGCTTCAAGCTCTCCAACCGCTGGTCGGAACTGTCGGCGGAGGCGCAGAAGGCGATCCTGCACGGCACGGACGAGAAGATCGAGTTCAACTACAAGGACGGCGCGCGCTCCTACAAGACGGTGAAGACCTTCGAGGGCATCGTGCCGAACCTCGAGCGTCGCTGGAAGGAAACGGACTCGGCCTGGTCGCGCGAGGAAATCGAGCGCTACATGTCCGCCGCCCCCTGCCCGGCCTGCGCCGGCTACCGCCTGAAGCCCGAGGCGCTGGCGGTGAAGATCAACAAGCTGCATATCGGCGAGGCGACGGCCATGTCGATCCGCGTCGCGCGCGACTGGTTCGAGGCGCTGCCGGAGCATTTCAACAGCAAGCAGAACGAGATCGCCGTCCGCATCCTGAAAGAGATCCGCGAGCGCCTGCGCTTCCTCAACGATGTGGGCCTCAACTACCTGAGCCTGGACCGCAGCGCCGACACGCTCTCCGGCGGCGAGGCCCAGCGCATCCGCCTGGCCTCCCAGATCGGCTCGGGCCTGACCGGCGTGATGTATGTGCTGGACGAGCCCAGCATCGGTCTGCACCAGCGCGACAACGACCGCCTGATCGCCACCCTGCGCCGCCTGCGCGATCTGGGCAACTCGGTGCTGGTGGTGGAGCATGACGAGGACGCCATCCGCGCCGCCGACTATGTGCTGGACCTGGGCCCCGGCGCCGGTGTGCACGGCGGCCGCATCATCGCCCAGGGCACGCCCGAGGAAGTCATCGCCAATCCGGCCTCGCTGACGGGCAAGTATCTTTCGGGCGAACTCTCGGTCGCCGTGCCCGGCGAGCGCCGCAAGCCGAAGAAGAAAAAGGAAATCAAGGTCGTCGGCGCCAAGGCCAACAACCTGAAGAACGTCACCGCCTCCATTCCGCTCGGCGTCTTCACGGCCGTGACGGGCGTGTCCGGCGGCGGCAAGTCGACCTTCCTGATCGAGACGCTCTACAAGTCCGCCGCCCGCCGCATCATGGGCGCGCGTGAAATCCCGGCCGAACACGAGCGCATCGACGGCTTCGAATATATCGACAAGGTCATCAATGTGGACCAGAGCCCCATCGGCCGCACGCCTCGCTCCAACCCCGCCACGTACACCGGCCTGTTCACGCCCATCCGCGAGCTCTTTGCCGAGATGCCCACGGCACGCGAGCGCGGCTACGGCCCCGGCCGCTTCAGCTTCAATGTGGCTGGTGGCCGCTGCGAGGCCTGCCAGGGCGACGGCGTGCTCAAGGTGGAGATGCACTTCCTGCCGGATGTGTACGTGCCCTGCGATGTCTGCCACGGCAAGCGCTACAACCGCGAAACCCTGGAGGTGCTCTACAAGGGCAAGAACATCACCCAGGTGCTGGACATGACCATCGAGGACGCGGCCGGCTTCTTCAGCGCCGTGCCCAGCATCTCACGCAAGCTGCAGACCCTGCTGGACGTGGGCCTGGGCTATGTGAAGCTAGGCCAGAGCGCCACCACGCTCTCGGGCGGCGAGGCGCAGCGGGTGAAGCTGGCCCTGGAGCTGAGCAAGCGCGACACCGGCCGCACGCTCTACATCCTGGACGAGCCCACCACGGGCCTGCATTTCGGCGATATCGCCCTGCTGCTCAAGGTGCTGCACCAGCTGCGCGACGCGGGCAACACCATCGTGGTGATCGAGCACAACCTGGATGTGATCAAGACCGCCGACTGGCTGATCGATATGGGCCCCGAAGGCGGCTCCGGCGGCGGCGAAGTGATCGCCGAGGGCACCCCCGAGGACGTCGTCAAGGTCGAGCGCTCCTATACCGGCCAGTTCCTCAAGGAGCTGCTGGAACGGCGGCCGATGAAGCGCGTGGCGGCGGAGTAG
- a CDS encoding glutathione S-transferase family protein has translation MILIGQYDSSYVRRVAIAMRLYGLAFEHRPWSVFSEGDKVQAINPLMRVPTLTLDGGDVVADSNSILDYVDGLVPAEKRLLPQAEPERRQVLKVMTFATGLADKGVSLFYELHLHEAPSAYFVERCRAQIHTVLAALDAERAARRGEFWFGRLTHADIAVACAWRHVGEAHPGLIDPAAYPALAAHAAAMEALPVFREISQPFIAPA, from the coding sequence ATGATCCTGATCGGCCAGTACGATTCGTCCTATGTGCGCCGCGTGGCCATCGCCATGCGGCTCTACGGCCTCGCCTTCGAGCACCGGCCCTGGTCGGTGTTCAGCGAGGGCGACAAGGTGCAGGCGATCAACCCGCTGATGCGGGTGCCGACACTGACGCTCGACGGCGGCGACGTGGTGGCGGACAGCAACTCGATCCTCGACTATGTCGACGGCCTCGTTCCCGCGGAAAAGCGCCTGCTGCCGCAGGCGGAGCCCGAGCGCCGGCAGGTGCTGAAGGTCATGACCTTCGCCACCGGCCTTGCCGACAAGGGCGTCAGCCTGTTCTACGAACTGCATCTGCACGAAGCGCCCTCGGCCTATTTCGTCGAACGTTGCCGCGCGCAGATCCACACGGTGCTCGCCGCGCTCGACGCCGAGCGCGCGGCGCGGCGAGGGGAATTCTGGTTCGGCCGCCTGACCCATGCGGATATCGCGGTCGCCTGCGCCTGGCGCCATGTCGGCGAAGCCCATCCCGGCCTCATCGATCCCGCCGCCTATCCGGCACTGGCGGCGCATGCCGCTGCCATGGAGGCCCTGCCGGTCTTCCGGGAAATTTCGCAGCCCTTCATCGCGCCCGCGTGA